From Mucilaginibacter rubeus, a single genomic window includes:
- a CDS encoding sugar porter family MFS transporter — MRKHSVLAWSMVVALGGFLFGFDTAVISGAEKSIQQFWHLSVFEHGLTISIALIGTVIGSLFGARPSDLFGRKNTLYFVAAAYLLSSVGTALADNWYMFLTFRLLGGLGVGISSVTAPIYISEVSPAGRRGRLVGLFQFNVVLGILISYLSNYLISQGGEASWRWMLGVQAFPSALFLVLIYFIPESPRWLILKKNETAKALEILRIINPLNCEQELAAIKSSSLVDASDAKARLFSGQYKTPVILAVLFAFFNQVSGINAIIYYAPRIFEMAGLGAHSSLLSTVGIGLINFIFTLLGINIIDKVGRRILMLVGSFGLIASLFLVAVTFYSGHFSGFAIPLYMMIFIAFFAFSQGAVIWVFISEIFPNQVRAKGQTLGSSTHWIMAAIIAFCFPYLAESLGGAVTFSFFCIMMVCQLVFVWKFMPETKGRSLEQIGTNMVMH, encoded by the coding sequence ATGAGAAAACATTCCGTCCTGGCCTGGTCCATGGTCGTGGCCCTTGGTGGCTTTCTTTTCGGGTTTGATACCGCTGTGATATCAGGTGCCGAAAAATCTATCCAGCAATTCTGGCATCTTTCGGTATTTGAACATGGGCTTACCATATCTATCGCATTAATAGGAACTGTGATAGGCTCATTGTTTGGCGCCAGGCCATCAGACCTTTTCGGACGGAAAAACACCTTATACTTTGTAGCGGCTGCTTACTTATTATCATCGGTTGGTACGGCACTGGCCGATAACTGGTATATGTTTTTAACCTTCAGGTTGTTGGGTGGTTTAGGTGTAGGCATATCATCGGTAACAGCTCCCATCTATATTTCGGAAGTGTCACCTGCCGGAAGGCGCGGCCGCCTGGTAGGGCTATTTCAATTTAACGTGGTGCTGGGTATTCTGATCTCTTACCTGTCAAACTACCTCATCAGCCAGGGCGGCGAGGCCTCATGGCGCTGGATGCTGGGCGTTCAGGCATTTCCGTCGGCATTGTTTTTAGTACTTATATATTTCATTCCCGAAAGCCCGCGCTGGCTTATTTTAAAAAAGAATGAAACTGCAAAGGCGCTTGAAATACTGCGCATTATAAACCCTCTTAATTGCGAACAGGAACTTGCGGCCATCAAAAGTTCAAGCCTTGTTGATGCCTCCGACGCAAAAGCCAGGCTGTTTTCAGGACAATATAAAACGCCCGTGATCCTCGCGGTGCTGTTTGCTTTTTTTAACCAGGTATCGGGCATTAACGCTATCATATACTATGCACCGCGGATATTTGAAATGGCCGGCTTGGGCGCGCATTCATCACTGCTATCAACAGTAGGAATAGGACTTATCAACTTCATTTTTACCCTGCTGGGCATCAATATCATTGATAAGGTAGGGCGGCGCATTTTAATGTTAGTGGGGTCATTTGGTCTGATTGCTTCTTTGTTTTTGGTGGCGGTTACTTTTTATTCGGGGCATTTCAGCGGCTTTGCTATACCTCTTTATATGATGATTTTCATCGCCTTCTTTGCCTTTTCGCAAGGGGCGGTTATCTGGGTATTTATCTCGGAAATATTTCCTAACCAGGTTAGGGCAAAGGGACAAACCCTGGGTAGCTCAACCCATTGGATCATGGCGGCAATCATAGCCTTTTGTTTTCCATACCTGGCCGAATCACTGGGTGGCGCAGTCACTTTTTCTTTCTTCTGTATAATGATGGTTTGCCAGCTGGTTTTTGTGTGGAAGTTCATGCCCGAAACCAAAGGCCGCTCGCTGGAGCAAATAGGAACCAATATGGTAATGCATTAA
- a CDS encoding carbohydrate kinase family protein — protein sequence MENEIITPAICYGEILWDVLPDGPQPGGAPLNVAYHLNKLGVQTSLVSKIGKDTNGQKLENLLDDWGIKKHLLQTDTEHPTSQVIAKMNNGNEVSYEIIFPVAWDFIGDSKNIIDCLRPSTYFVFGSLASRNDVSRRTLMELLESDAIKVFDINLRPPFVTRDLLGELLHKADIVKFNQAELEMVQSFFRGSFGKESEQIGFIQEHFNVPEIIVTKGEFGASYYKNDKAYHAAGREVKVKDTIGSGDSFLAAFIAGHYHGVSPENLLKNAIAMGGFIATKKGGCPDYKIKEYQDFINYMF from the coding sequence ATGGAAAATGAAATTATCACACCTGCCATTTGTTACGGCGAAATACTTTGGGATGTTTTGCCCGATGGCCCGCAGCCGGGCGGAGCTCCGCTTAACGTAGCATATCACCTTAATAAGCTTGGGGTACAAACCAGTTTGGTAAGCAAAATAGGTAAAGACACCAACGGCCAAAAGCTTGAAAACCTGCTTGACGACTGGGGAATTAAAAAGCACCTGCTGCAAACAGACACCGAGCACCCAACCAGCCAGGTAATAGCCAAAATGAATAACGGTAATGAAGTATCGTACGAGATCATTTTTCCGGTTGCCTGGGATTTTATCGGCGACAGCAAAAACATCATTGATTGTTTACGGCCTTCAACCTATTTTGTTTTTGGCAGCCTGGCCTCACGTAATGATGTTTCGCGCCGTACGCTGATGGAACTGCTGGAGAGCGATGCCATTAAGGTATTTGACATTAACCTGCGGCCGCCATTTGTTACCCGCGATTTGCTGGGCGAATTGCTGCATAAAGCTGATATCGTGAAATTTAACCAGGCCGAGCTTGAAATGGTACAGAGCTTTTTCCGCGGATCATTCGGGAAAGAATCGGAGCAGATCGGGTTTATCCAGGAGCATTTTAATGTGCCCGAAATTATAGTTACCAAGGGCGAGTTTGGTGCATCATACTACAAAAATGATAAAGCATATCATGCTGCTGGTCGCGAGGTAAAGGTAAAGGATACCATAGGCAGCGGCGACTCGTTTTTAGCGGCATTTATTGCAGGCCATTATCACGGCGTATCACCCGAAAACTTATTAAAAAATGCAATAGCGATGGGCGG